AGTAAAACAGGAAGATGAAAAAGAACCTGTAAGTATTGTAGGAATGCGCTTAGATGATGCTGTTAGCTTAATTAAAGGTCCTAAAGGCACAAAAGTAGTATTAACCGTTAAAAAAGTTGATGGTACAATTGAAGATATCGCAATTATTAGAGATGTTGTAGAGCTTGAAGAAACTTACGCAAAATCTGCAATTGTAGATAAAGATGAACAACGATTTGGGGTTATTAACCTTCCAAAGTTTTACTTTGATATGCAAAATTACAAAGAACGTAATGCTGCTAAAGATGTAAAAGAAGAAATTATTCGTCTTAAGAAAGAAGGTATGGAAGGTCTAGTTTTAGACTTACGTAACAATGGTGGTGGCTCATTACAAACTGTTGTAGATATTGCAGGTATGTTTATAGAAGAAGGACCTGTTGTACAAGTTAAAACAAAAGAAGCTGGCCAAGAAGTTCTAAAAGACAAAGACAAGAGCATTCTTTGGGATGGTCCTTTGGTAATTTTAGTAAATGAGTTGTCTGCATCTGCATCAGAGATTTTAGCTGCTGCAATGCAAGATTACAAACGCGCTATTATTATTGGAAGTAAGCAAACATATGGTAAGGGTACAGTACAAAATGTAATGGATTTAAACCGTTGGTTACGCCAAAACGAATATGGAGATATGGGTGCTTTAAAAGTAACAACTCAAAAGTTTTATAGAGTTAATGGAGGATCAACACAATTAGAAGGAGTAAAGAGTGATGTTGTAGTTGTAGATCGTTATAGCTTTATAGATATAGGAGAAAAAGATTTAGAAAATCCGCTACCTTGGGATAAGATAGACTCTGCAGATTATACACCTTGGGAAGGTTATATAGATTTTGAAGAAACAATTTCAAGCAGTAAAGATCGTATGGCTGCAAACGAGCAGTTAAAGCTAATTGAAGAAAATGCTAAATGGGTAAGTGCCCAACGTGAAGACAATGAGTTTTCTTTAAATTATTCAACATATAAAGCTGAGGTAGAAAAAGATGAAGCTGAAGCTAAAAAATACGATGCTATTTCTAAATACAAATCAGATCTTACGTATAAGTCTTTACCTTACGAAGAAGAGTTATTTGTAAATGATACAATACTTAAGGAAAAGCGCTCAAGATGGCACGAAAACTTAAGCAAGGATGTTTATATGGAAGAAGCAATAAGCGTTCTTAAAGATTTAAAGCTTAATAACATTAAGCGCAGTAAAGTAGCAAACATTAAGAACTAATAAATAGAATGGCAAACGCCAATTCATTATCTCAACTCGCGCTCCAAAAATTTAAAAAAAACTTTTGGGGCGTTTTGAGTTTCTGGTTTGTTGTCTTGGGAGTATTACTTGCAATATTTGCTTATGCATTAGCACCAGATAATTCTCAAAATGCTAATCAACAACATATTTCAATTCACTCTAAGAAGCCAGGATTTAAGGCTACTATTCTTACCATACCATCAAAATTAGAGCAAGAACAATCTTTTTTGGATAAACTCTTATTTGGTAAGGAAGACAATTCTACAGAGTTACCTATTGTAGATTATAAGTTTGAGGGAGAATCAATAATTGTAACACCTTATACAGATGAAAGCATTAAAGGTTTGCCTAAAACCTATTCTTTTGCATCTTTTCCCAAAGGCTTAACTAAAACCGAAATCGAATCTCAATTTATAAATGAACAAACATTTTTATTAGGAACAGATAAGTATGGTAGAGATTTACTAAGCAGAATGCTAGTAGGTATTCGTATTTCACTATCTATTGGTTTTGTAGCAGTATTTATCTCGTTGTTAATAGGAATAAGTTTGGGAGCACTTGCAGGGTTTTACGGTGGTAAGATAGATGCAGCTATCATGTGGCTTATAAATGTAACGTGGTCTATACCTACTTTACTATTAGTAATAGCCATTACATTGGCTTTAGGTAAGGGATTTTGGCAAGTGTTTATTGCAGTAGGTTTAACTATGTGGGTAGAGGTTGCAAGAGTTGTTCGTGGCCAAGTAATGAGCGTAAAAAATATGCAATATGTAACTGCAGCACGTGCTTTAGGTTTTACAAATGGTAGAATAATTGTAAAACACATCTTACCAAATATTTTAGCACCAGTAATTGTAATCTCTGCAGCTAATTTTGCTGCTGCAATATTAATTGAAAGTGGTCTTAGTTTTTTAGGTATAGGAGCACAACCTCCAATGCCAAGTTGGGGAGCAATGATAAAAGACCATTACAGTTATATAATTTTAGGTAAAGCTTACCTGGCAATTATACCTGGCTTGGGTATAATGAGCTTAGTAATGGCATTTATGCTAATAGGTAACGCTCTTAGAGATGCGTTAGACGTTAAGAGTTAACTAAAAATTTTATGCCTTGAAAAATTGCTAAACCTAGCAATACGACACCTAAGAATCGAGATACTTTTTTTTGTACAGTTTTGGTGTCACCTTTAACTGTATTACTCCATTTAGAATAACCATAAAGGGTTAAGACTTTACCCAAATAAACGCCAATAAAAAACACTAACAAATCTAATGGAGATGAGTTAGAGGTAATCATTATAAGATGTTTATTTATAATACTGAATGCTACCAACCAATAAATCATCACTGGCGGATTTAACAACGATAGTACAAAACCTTTAAGGTACTTAGAGGTTCCCATGTCATACCAGTGGCTGCGGTCATCATTTTTTGAAGGCTTTTTAACCAGGAAATATATACCAGCTATAAAAAACAAAAGAATGATAGTAAGATGAAGCCACATATTACGCTCAAAGAATGAAGCTATCATCATATTAAAATTAAGTGCTAGCAACGCTAATAAAATTTCTCCAAAACCAGCACCAAGAGCAATTTTAAATGCTGTTTTTTCACCAGACTTAAGAGTGGTCTGTATTACAGAGATATTTACCGCACCTAAGGGAATTGCAGAAAGTATGGTGGCAAGAACACCTACAAACAGGTAAAGTATTATCATAACAGTTTCGTTGAAAAACGAATGGCAAACTTACATGAAAAAAGCCAATAACATTTTTAAAAAATGTTATTGGCTTAGTATTAAGTGCGTTATTTATACTCTTTAGTTTACAGAATCTTTGGCTTTTGTTTTCTTCTTACCAAAGAGACCACCTAAAATATCTTTTGCTGCATCTTTTATCGCATCCTCATTAGTTTTAGGTGTACCTGCTTTAACACTATCTTGTTGTACTGTGGTACTATCCTTAGGCTTATTACCACCTAAAATATTTCCTAAAAGGTCTTTTCCTTTATCCTTAAGATCATCTTTCTGCTTATCTATTATACGTTGTGTTAAACTGTTTACTGCAGCTTGTGTATTTAAGTTTACTTTAGGGCTATTAAATGTTCCTGTAAGTCCTATAGGTAAAGCAACTGTCATTGTTTCTCGTTCCTGTGCACTAAGCTTAGAAAGCAAGCCACTAACCTCACTACCCATATACTTAGCAGGGACATCTAAAGTAACATTATAATTCATATTTTGATCTAAACCGTGTGTGCCTCCAGCAGTTACTTTAATTCCTTTTATATTAAAATCGAATGGTTTTACTTGTATGTTTCCATTATCAAAAGTAAGGTAGGTTTCTAAGTTGTTTAGATTAAGATTGTCAAGATTTAAAAAGGCTACATTTTCAGACAACCGTGCTAACAATGGAGATTGTTCTGCATTTACTTTAGCGGTTAATACTTTTGCAAATGCATTTCCGGCAATGGTTTGTAATTGCGGCGTTAGGTCACCATTAAGATTACCATTTAATTTAATGTTTGTGTTTAAGGCGCCTTGTAAAGCTTTTGCAATTGGAGCTAAACCTTGAAGTAAATCTAAACCTTTAAATGATTGGTCTATGTCTATGGAGTTTAAATCCAAATCCATTGTAAATGTTGGTGTGTTTCCTTTTGTATTTACATTTCCATTTAAGGCAATGTTTCCTCCAAAAAGACTAGATTTTACATTGGTTAAAGATGCTTTTTCATCTTCAATAGCAATAGTTCCTGTAGCATTAGATAACTCAATGTCATCATAAATTACTTTCTTAACATTAAAATTCATTGTTGCAGCTAAGAAATCTGGAATTTTAATTGCTTCATTGTTATTAGGAGTAGTAACTGTATTTTCTGAAGTTGTCTTGGTAGCGGCAGTATTGTCTTCAGCTACCATAAAATCACTAACCTTAAACGTATTTGAGTTTACATTAAAATTACCTTTTAGATCTTGCTTAGACATTAAAAAAGGAATAAGGTTTTGAATACTTCCTGTTGCCGAAATATCTGTTTGGCCACTTGTTGCAGCAAAGCTGTTTAAAGAAATATTTCCAGGTTTAAAGCTTACATCGGCATTAGCAACTTTCAATTCGTTAGGAATGTCTGGAGATTTATAGCTGAAGTTTTTTAAGCTTGCTGTACCATTACTTTTAATGTTCTGATATTGCTCACGCTCTACAGAATTCATATCAAAGATTGTGGTTAAGTCTGTAGTAAACCTTCCATTTAAATCTTGTTCAAGATTAAGAGGATAAACTTTCTCAATATTTGCTAAATCTAGAGAACCTTTAAGCGATAGGTTAACCAACATATTCTCAGTTAAATTTCTAAAGCTTCCTTTTGCGGCAAACACATCTTGATCTATCTTAAATGTTAGGTTACCTATGTTTATATAAGTGTCTTCAACAATACCAGTTTCATTTTTAATATCTGCATTTATTGTAATGTTGTTTACACGTTTAGGTAGCTCTGCATATTTAAATGAGGCATTGCTTGAGCGTATCTTTATGTCTAATGTAGGAATGTGTGTATCGTCTACAATACCTTTAATTTTTCCATCTACTATAAAATCTCCAGTTGTATCTACACCATCTAAGTTTTTAGAATAGGTTTTGGGTATAATAGCTAAGAAGTTTTTAAAGTCTGAAGATGGTGTTTTAAAGGTAATGTCAATATCATTGTTATCTTCATTTACCTGTACAAACCCATTAAATGTTAATGGGAGTTCATTAATTTTTGCTTCATTTTCTAAAAACGTATACTTCTGTTTGTCTAGGTCTAGCTCAAAATTAGCATCTAATGTAATGGTATGGTCTTCTAGATAGTTTACGCCATCTAAATCTAAAGAGACCAAAGCATTAGTCTGTGTTTCTAAAGTAGATTTAGACACAGATAAATCTCCGTTACCTACGTGATTTACATCTTTTAGCTTGAAAAATGTTTTGGTAGATTCATCTAAATAATTAATTCGAGAATCTTTTATCTCATAATGAGATAAATCAAAAGTAAAACCTGAACTTGTTGTATCTGTAGGCGTTTCAATAGTTTGGGGTTGCTCTTTTGCTATATCATAGTTGGCATTACCTAAAGAATCTACTTTAATATTAATGTATGCTTTCTCCAGATTAAGCTCATCTACTTTAATTTGTTCATTCTCCTTTTTTAAAAGTTGCTTTATACCCATTTGTAACTCTAAGCGCTCACCACTTGCTAAGGTGTCGCCTTTAAAAGGATCGTTATTTACTACGCTAAAGTCTTTAATAACAACGGTAGCATCTGGAAAAGAGCTAAACAAAGTTAAATCTAGGTCGCGCCACTCCACTTGAGCATTTACGTTATTATTTATAGTCTTCTTGATAAGTTTTTCTATAGTGCCTTTAAAAAGAAAAGGTGCTGCAATTAATCCTATGACTAGGATTAGAACAAAAATCCCGAATATTTTAAGTATTTTTTTCATATAAATGGTCTAATATTTTAGACTGCTTTTTTTAATTAAATTTCTAACTCTTTTGTAGGTGTTAAGTTAAAGTACTTACGCATTGCAAAGACGGCTGCATAAAGCAAAGGTGTATCTAAAGCAGCAATTAATACTTTAAATAAAAATCCGCTAATTAGTAATTCTGTGAAAATATCCCAAGGCAAAATCTCGAAAGAACATAACAAGAATAGCACACTAAACGTATCTACAAATTGAGATAAGAACGTTGAAAAGTTATTTCGCAACCAAAGGTGTTTTCCTTTAGTAAGGCGCTTCCAAAAATGGAAGATCTGTATATCAATATATTGCGCCAATAAGTATGCCATCATCGAGGCAAAAACAGCTATTGCAGAGTTTCCGAATACTTTTAAGAATAATTTATCATTTATAGGCGAATCTGTCAGTGCTGGTACACTGGCTGCCACCCAAATAATGAGTAATGAAAATACAGAAGCAAATATGCCAGTGGTCACTACTTGGTTAGCCCGCTTTTTTCCATAAATTTCTGATACAATATCTGTTATAAGAAATGTAATAGGATAGGGTAATATACCTACTGAAATCTTAAAGGTATAAATGCCAAAAAAGTCCCAAGAGAAAAACTTCTGAAATATTAGATTAGAAACCACCAAAGAAGTGATAAATAATGCTGCCAATATAAAATATATTCTCTGAGCTAATAAGCGTTGTGATAAAGATAATTCTGTCATTACCACAAAGGTAAATTTCAAAACCTCAAGGTTATATTAAAATTGTGTGAATAATGGAGGGCAACTGTTATAAAAAATCTGGTAATTTTAGGTTTGTTCTCTAAACTTGCATTGGTTGTAATTGGTATCTTCGCAATTTCATGGCATTACCAGAACAACATCTTGTATACTTGTCTTTGGGCAGTAATTTGGGCAATAGATTTGAGCACATGCAATACGCATTAGATGCTCTTTTTGAAACTGTTGGTCACGTTTTAAAAGTCTCGTCGGTATATGAAACACCAGCTTTTGGTTTTAAAGGAGATGCCTTTTTAAATATTGCGGTGTCTTTGCAAACTATATTGTCTCCTAAAGATTTAATGGCTGAAATACTCTCTATTGAAACACATTTAGGGCGCATAAGAACCAAAACTAAAGGTTTTGCATCTAGACCAATAGATATTGATATCCTCTTTTACGAAGATTTGGTAATAGAAACAGAATTGCTCACAGTGCCACATCCTCATATGGCCAATCGTAAATTTGTGTTACAGCCATTACTAGATATAGGTGCAGAAAAAGTACATCCTAAACTTAATAAAACAGTTACTACACTGTTTCAAGAATGTAATGACGACTCTGTTTTAGACAAGCAACCAAAATGGTTGAAAAACCCTAGTTTACAATTTAACTTCAAGGCATTTAATTATCTTGCTATCGAAGGTAATATTGGTGCTGGAAAGACAAGTTTAGCAACAAAAATTTCAGAAGACTTTAATGCTAAACTTATTTTAGAACGCTTTAAGGACAACCCTTTTCTACCAAAGTTTTATGAAGATAAAACACGTTATGCATTTCCTTTAGAGATGAGTTTTTTGGCAGATAGATATCAGCAATTAGCAGATGATATTGCTCAATATGATTTGTTTACAGATTTTATAGTTAGCGATTATGATGTTTTTAAATCTTTAATTTTTGCTCAAGTAACTTTACAGGAAGATGAGTATAAATTATACAGTAAGCTGTTTTATATGATGTATAAGGAATTGGCAAAGCCAGATGCTTACATATACCTTTACCAAAATACAGATCGTTTATTAGCAAATATAAAGGAACGTGGTCGTGAGTATGAACAAAGTATAGACGCTAATTATCTATTAAACATAAATAAGAGTTACTTAAACTTTATTAAAAGCCAACCTCAAATGAATGTTAAGGTAATTGACATATCAGAGCTTGACTTTGTAAATAACAGAGCAGATTATTTAAGAGTTTTACGTGAGATTTTGAGTACTACTCAAAGTGCGGTTTAATTATATTAATTTCCCCAAATTCGATTCCAAAGATTGCCTAAAACAGTCTTCATTTCTTCAGAGTTTCGTTGTGGCTCTTCAATGGTTAATCCATTTTTAGTTTCTACGAGTTTGTAAGAAAACGCAAAATTAAGAGTGTCTGCATAAATATCATAAGCACCAAAACGCAAATCGTTAAAGTAGAGTTGTTCTCCTTTTTTAGAAACAGCATACCAACCTTCAGAAATAGTTATTAAACGACTCAGTGCTTTTTTGTCTTCAACTTTATCTAATAGTTGATGCTGTTTAGGGACTTTAATAAAAGAAATAGACTGAGTGTCAAAGATTGAATAATCTGCTAATAGATAATGGTTGCTGGCATCTATATTAGCAGACCATAACAAACTATTAAACGGTGCTGGCCTAGTGTCTATCTTAGTGTAGTTAATATTTTGATTGTCAAGTGCAGTGGTGAACTTAAAGTAAGTAACACCTTTTAAAAGTAATGTAATTACTAGATAGCTAGAGCTTAATATTAAACCGAGTGTGTTAACACGCTTTCGTTTTTCTGAGGTTCTTGGCAGTCGCATTGCTAAAATTACACAGACTAAAAAGGGTAAAGTGTATAAAGGGTCTATCACAAATATATTCTGATAAGCTAACCTTAAATCGAAAGGCCAAAATAATTGTGTTCCCCAAGTTGTATGTGCATCTAAAAGTGGGTGTGTAACTAATCCCCAAAAAAATAACCAAGACCATTGTTGCCAAGTTGCCTCTTTGGTTTTGTAATAGAGTTTTGAAATTAACCAACCCAATAAAGGAGCCATACCAATACTAAATAATATGGAGTGACTTATACCACGATGTATTTCAATTGCAGTAATAGGATCTAAAAAGTTACCTGCTAATGTATCTAAATCTGGAATTGTACCTGCAATAGCACCCCAAAGCATAGCTTTGTTTCCTACTTTCTTACCAAGAACAGCTTCGCCTACAGCGGCACCTAAAACAATTTGGGTTAAACTATCCATTTATGAGTCTATAATCTGCATTTTCTTTAATAAGAACGAGGCATTCATGTTTTGACAAATTCCGTTTTTTAAGGTGTAATCAAAATGCAACTCGTTATCTTTAATTTCTGCGTCGAAATAGTAATTATGTACTTCGGGTAAGTTATTGGCAACCTCACATAGACTTAAGTCGTGTGTAGCAATTATACCTGTGGAGTTTGTGCCATTTAATTTTTCAATAAACTTTTTAGAACCTATGGCTTTGTCTGTTGAGTTTGTTCCTTTTAAGATTTCATCTAAAATTATGAAATAATCATCCTTAGCAATTTCATCTACAATAAACTTAAGACGTTTTAATTCTGAAAAGAAGTATGAGGCATCATCACTAAGTGAGTCTGTAGTTCTCATACTCGTAATAAGCTTAATAGGATTGTAGGTGCAGGTTTTTGCACAAACAGGTAAACCACAGTTAGCCATAACAACCATAAGAGATACGGTTCTTAAAAATGTACTTTTTCCGGCCATATTTGCACCTGTAATGATAAAGAAATGACCGTTTTCTATATGAAACGAATTCTTTACAGCCACCTCACTAGCCATTAATGGGTGCGCAGCATCTTCTACATTAAATACAGAAGGTTGCTCTGTTATTTTTGGGAAAGTAAACTCTTTATGGTTAAAGCTAAAATTACCTAGGCTGTTGTAAGCATCAAACACAGCAACAACCTCAAACCAATCTGAAACTTGGTGTTTGTGGGCTTTTATCCATTGCTCAATTTTGTAAGATTGAAAATTATCCCATTGTAAAAAGCCGTTGCCAAAAATGCCAAAAAGCATATTGTTACGTTGGTCTAAAGCACTTAATAGTTTTGAGAAACGAGATAATACTAGTGATGCTTGCTCTTTCTCGGTTACTATTTTAGCTTTTTGTTCTTTTAAAAATTCAGAAGAAAATTCTGTAGCTTCAATTTGCTGAATAAGTTGATAGTATTGCTCAAATAAGCCTTGTATCTTAGAAGTGTGAGAAGAAAGCAGGTTTACTTTCTTTACAAATAATCCTGTTATTGCTAAACCAACAAAGAACCAAAAGCCTACAAGATAAACTGAAACAATATCAAAAAAATAAAGCGCAATTAAAGTAATTGAGATTCCGCTAAAAACAAATGGTAGCCAAGTAAACAATTTTGGGATTGCGGGTTTGTAGTTTGCAAGCCATGTCTTTACAGTTTGTGTGGTAATTTCAGTCTTTACCAAGCTTGCGGTTGCAGAAAAGTTTTGGCGCCATTCTGGTTTTTCAGCAAGTTCTTTTATAGCTTCTTGTTTTATTGAGATTCTATGTGTCTCGTTAGCTTTAAGATACTCTGCTAACTTGCGTGCTCCTTCTGTTAACGCAGCTCTGTTTAAATATTGAAAAAACGATTGTGGTCCAAATAAATCTATATCGTGACTATAATGGTGAGCAGGATCTATATATTCTGAACCGTTTGGAAGCTTAGAGTAATTACGGTTAAGTACTTCTAATTCAATTTCATTTAAAGCCACTAATTGTCTTAGCTTGTCGCGTTTTGCCTGTAAATTTGAGTGACGCGACACCAAAAATAAAAACACAGCTATAATCACAAAAATGCTTAATAAAATAGCTTGAGTGTTTGGGTAAGACGCATATACTACATAGGCGCCAACTATAAATACAGCGAGTCTTAACATACTAGACCATAAAAGCTTGGTCTTTAATTGAGATAAGGCTGAGTTATGGGTCTCTAATTGACCTTTGTAAAATTTTTTAGCTTCTTGCATAGCTGCAAAAGTAAGGAATTGAAAGCTCAAAACTCACCTAATTAAATCTGCTGAATAGGGTTTTAAGAATCTAGATTGTTAAGCGATTCTTTTTGTTTTTTTGTGAGGTTGGCTACAACTAAATCGTAACTGTAATCTATTAGAGTAATGAGACGTTTTGCAGGGACATTGCTATTAACATTTACACTGTTCCAGTGCTTTTTGCTCATATGGTAAGCTCCGTAAATATCATCAGGAAACTCATCTCTCAACTCTAAAGCTTTATCTGGTTCGCACTTTAAATTTATAAATTGATTTCCAGACTCCCATTTTTCTAAACCTACTAACGCAAACATTTTATTCATCACTTTAAATACAAGCGTATGCTCATCAAAAGGAAACTCTGCGGTGGTTCCTTTTTTAGATAGACAATAGTTTTGTAGCGCTTCAATATTCATAACTAATAGGTTGTAATTAAGTTATTTAATTGAGAGGCTTCTTGTGATGTAATTTGCGCTTTGGGTAAATGCAAGACTTCATTTTTAGAAGTTCTTAATGCATAGTGTGTTTCATTTTGCTGAACACTTTTAAAAAATTGGTGTTCTAATTCTGAAACAGCATCATCTTCTTGTAAAATAATTTTGTCTGGTGTTATTTGAAATTGAAAGGTATACCCTTCAAACAAACGTGGTTTTAAAAACGGAATTATAATAGGTTTTAAGGTATAATAAATACCGAAAACTAAAGTGAAACCAGATAACGATTGTATGAAGCTAGACTCTACAAAATAGTAATTGTACAAACTTAGCGCTATAATAAAGAGACCACCAAAACGTCTCATAATCTTAAGGTATGGCTTGCCTACTTTATAATAGTTGTTTCTATAAATTGAAATACGTTCTGCTTTAGTAAGTGTAATGGTGCTCATTAATGTAGTTTTTTAATGTCTCCTTTTTCGCCATCTATAGCTAATGCAGAGTAATCTAATTTCCAACCTATAGTTTCAGCTAAGCTTTCCATTAATAAGATGCTATTTAAGGCTTCTTTCTTGGCTTGCTCTAACAATCCACTTTCTGGAACTTTATCAATTATATGTTGTTTGGCCTCGCGGTTCATTTCTGTGAGATCGTGGCTTGTAAAAGGGTTTGCCCAACCTTCACGCTTGTCGTAAAATTTCACATCACTATCTATAGTTAAAATTTCAGGTTGTGGAAAGTTTGAAATTTTAACCAGTTTTTGTTCTGGATCGCTTGTAAGTTCAATCTTATTTAAATCGAACCCAACGTGTGCCTTTGCATTAATAAGTATAATTGCTTTTTTTCTGCCAATAAAGTAATCTACCCATTTGTCTTTTAGGCTTTTGTAATGGTAAATTTCGGCAAAATCACCTTCTACAGTTACCAATTTACAAACACGCTTCATCTTCTCTAAAAGTACAACGCTTTGTGTGTCTGTACGTTTACGAGAATTGCGTTTAGAAAATGCATTAAAAATAAAATAGGCGACAATTGCGCCACCAGCTAAACCGAGGAAAAGTAACTCCATAGACTACAAAGTTAGTAGTTTTTTAAATATCATGGCAGTATCTATAAGCTTC
This region of Croceibacter atlanticus HTCC2559 genomic DNA includes:
- a CDS encoding carboxy terminal-processing peptidase, which encodes MKRNYKILIIGLVFAIASCSFTTKNFENDNKDKLLIDLISYVLSKAHYDAKDIDDNFSKAVFNDYINALDPLKRYFLASDIEEFKAYEDQIDDQVNNLEVSFFSLTHERLVERMKDAKAFYPELLEKPFNFNEDETINTDYDNLPYATSKEELKDRWRKQLKFSTLSTYLEKQEDQERSEDEVAKTDEELEVEAREVTRTSYQEYFDFNDDLERKDWFSIYINAIVEEFDPHSFYFAPSDKDRFDIQMSGKLEGIGARLQRKSDNIKIVEIISGGPAWRGEEIEVGDQILKVKQEDEKEPVSIVGMRLDDAVSLIKGPKGTKVVLTVKKVDGTIEDIAIIRDVVELEETYAKSAIVDKDEQRFGVINLPKFYFDMQNYKERNAAKDVKEEIIRLKKEGMEGLVLDLRNNGGGSLQTVVDIAGMFIEEGPVVQVKTKEAGQEVLKDKDKSILWDGPLVILVNELSASASEILAAAMQDYKRAIIIGSKQTYGKGTVQNVMDLNRWLRQNEYGDMGALKVTTQKFYRVNGGSTQLEGVKSDVVVVDRYSFIDIGEKDLENPLPWDKIDSADYTPWEGYIDFEETISSSKDRMAANEQLKLIEENAKWVSAQREDNEFSLNYSTYKAEVEKDEAEAKKYDAISKYKSDLTYKSLPYEEELFVNDTILKEKRSRWHENLSKDVYMEEAISVLKDLKLNNIKRSKVANIKN
- a CDS encoding ABC transporter permease gives rise to the protein MANANSLSQLALQKFKKNFWGVLSFWFVVLGVLLAIFAYALAPDNSQNANQQHISIHSKKPGFKATILTIPSKLEQEQSFLDKLLFGKEDNSTELPIVDYKFEGESIIVTPYTDESIKGLPKTYSFASFPKGLTKTEIESQFINEQTFLLGTDKYGRDLLSRMLVGIRISLSIGFVAVFISLLIGISLGALAGFYGGKIDAAIMWLINVTWSIPTLLLVIAITLALGKGFWQVFIAVGLTMWVEVARVVRGQVMSVKNMQYVTAARALGFTNGRIIVKHILPNILAPVIVISAANFAAAILIESGLSFLGIGAQPPMPSWGAMIKDHYSYIILGKAYLAIIPGLGIMSLVMAFMLIGNALRDALDVKS
- a CDS encoding LysE family transporter, whose amino-acid sequence is MIILYLFVGVLATILSAIPLGAVNISVIQTTLKSGEKTAFKIALGAGFGEILLALLALNFNMMIASFFERNMWLHLTIILLFFIAGIYFLVKKPSKNDDRSHWYDMGTSKYLKGFVLSLLNPPVMIYWLVAFSIINKHLIMITSNSSPLDLLVFFIGVYLGKVLTLYGYSKWSNTVKGDTKTVQKKVSRFLGVVLLGLAIFQGIKFLVNS
- a CDS encoding AsmA family protein; its protein translation is MKKILKIFGIFVLILVIGLIAAPFLFKGTIEKLIKKTINNNVNAQVEWRDLDLTLFSSFPDATVVIKDFSVVNNDPFKGDTLASGERLELQMGIKQLLKKENEQIKVDELNLEKAYINIKVDSLGNANYDIAKEQPQTIETPTDTTSSGFTFDLSHYEIKDSRINYLDESTKTFFKLKDVNHVGNGDLSVSKSTLETQTNALVSLDLDGVNYLEDHTITLDANFELDLDKQKYTFLENEAKINELPLTFNGFVQVNEDNNDIDITFKTPSSDFKNFLAIIPKTYSKNLDGVDTTGDFIVDGKIKGIVDDTHIPTLDIKIRSSNASFKYAELPKRVNNITINADIKNETGIVEDTYINIGNLTFKIDQDVFAAKGSFRNLTENMLVNLSLKGSLDLANIEKVYPLNLEQDLNGRFTTDLTTIFDMNSVEREQYQNIKSNGTASLKNFSYKSPDIPNELKVANADVSFKPGNISLNSFAATSGQTDISATGSIQNLIPFLMSKQDLKGNFNVNSNTFKVSDFMVAEDNTAATKTTSENTVTTPNNNEAIKIPDFLAATMNFNVKKVIYDDIELSNATGTIAIEDEKASLTNVKSSLFGGNIALNGNVNTKGNTPTFTMDLDLNSIDIDQSFKGLDLLQGLAPIAKALQGALNTNIKLNGNLNGDLTPQLQTIAGNAFAKVLTAKVNAEQSPLLARLSENVAFLNLDNLNLNNLETYLTFDNGNIQVKPFDFNIKGIKVTAGGTHGLDQNMNYNVTLDVPAKYMGSEVSGLLSKLSAQERETMTVALPIGLTGTFNSPKVNLNTQAAVNSLTQRIIDKQKDDLKDKGKDLLGNILGGNKPKDSTTVQQDSVKAGTPKTNEDAIKDAAKDILGGLFGKKKTKAKDSVN
- a CDS encoding queuosine precursor transporter, which encodes MTELSLSQRLLAQRIYFILAALFITSLVVSNLIFQKFFSWDFFGIYTFKISVGILPYPITFLITDIVSEIYGKKRANQVVTTGIFASVFSLLIIWVAASVPALTDSPINDKLFLKVFGNSAIAVFASMMAYLLAQYIDIQIFHFWKRLTKGKHLWLRNNFSTFLSQFVDTFSVLFLLCSFEILPWDIFTELLISGFLFKVLIAALDTPLLYAAVFAMRKYFNLTPTKELEI
- the folK gene encoding 2-amino-4-hydroxy-6-hydroxymethyldihydropteridine diphosphokinase, which encodes MALPEQHLVYLSLGSNLGNRFEHMQYALDALFETVGHVLKVSSVYETPAFGFKGDAFLNIAVSLQTILSPKDLMAEILSIETHLGRIRTKTKGFASRPIDIDILFYEDLVIETELLTVPHPHMANRKFVLQPLLDIGAEKVHPKLNKTVTTLFQECNDDSVLDKQPKWLKNPSLQFNFKAFNYLAIEGNIGAGKTSLATKISEDFNAKLILERFKDNPFLPKFYEDKTRYAFPLEMSFLADRYQQLADDIAQYDLFTDFIVSDYDVFKSLIFAQVTLQEDEYKLYSKLFYMMYKELAKPDAYIYLYQNTDRLLANIKERGREYEQSIDANYLLNINKSYLNFIKSQPQMNVKVIDISELDFVNNRADYLRVLREILSTTQSAV
- a CDS encoding metal-dependent hydrolase, translated to MDSLTQIVLGAAVGEAVLGKKVGNKAMLWGAIAGTIPDLDTLAGNFLDPITAIEIHRGISHSILFSIGMAPLLGWLISKLYYKTKEATWQQWSWLFFWGLVTHPLLDAHTTWGTQLFWPFDLRLAYQNIFVIDPLYTLPFLVCVILAMRLPRTSEKRKRVNTLGLILSSSYLVITLLLKGVTYFKFTTALDNQNINYTKIDTRPAPFNSLLWSANIDASNHYLLADYSIFDTQSISFIKVPKQHQLLDKVEDKKALSRLITISEGWYAVSKKGEQLYFNDLRFGAYDIYADTLNFAFSYKLVETKNGLTIEEPQRNSEEMKTVLGNLWNRIWGN